The stretch of DNA CGGTATGGAAGATTAGACGTATTGATTAATAATGCTGGCGTTTATTTGGATAAAAATGAAAAGTTATTGAATCTGGAACCTTCAATTCTTGAGGGTACGATGGCAACTAATTTCTTCGGCGCTTACTATGTCATGAATTCCTTTATGCCGCTCATGGAAAAACAAGGATATGGAAGAATTATTAATGTTTCCTCAGAATATGGAGCGATGAGCGAATTGTCATATCAAGGCGTAGGCGCTTATAAGTTGTCTAAACTTGCCCTAAATGGATTGACACGATTGGTAGCTGCAGAAATCAAGGGTGATATAAAAATAAACGCGGTTGATCCGGGATGGGTAAGCTCAGATATGGGTGGACCATCAGCTCCAAGAACTCCTAAGCAAGCTGCTGAGTCTATCCTTTGGTTAGCGACGATAGGACCTGAAGGACCTTCCGGAAAGTTCTTTAGAGATGGAAAACAAATCCCTTGGTAAATATTAATAATAATCGGGCGCGTATATGTAATAACAAAAAGCGTAATTTCTCAGC from Paenibacillus sophorae encodes:
- a CDS encoding SDR family NAD(P)-dependent oxidoreductase, which translates into the protein MSKDKQVALVTGGNRGIGYELVKQLALNGFRVILASRDPETGHAAVQKLKESNLDVSVVVMDVDNQESIRQSAITVNERYGRLDVLINNAGVYLDKNEKLLNLEPSILEGTMATNFFGAYYVMNSFMPLMEKQGYGRIINVSSEYGAMSELSYQGVGAYKLSKLALNGLTRLVAAEIKGDIKINAVDPGWVSSDMGGPSAPRTPKQAAESILWLATIGPEGPSGKFFRDGKQIPW